CGATCATGCCGACGGCGCTCACGGGAAGCCCCGTGGCCTCGCGCACGTGCTCGGCCAGGTGCACCTGGTAGCCGGGACCGACCGGGATCCGCTGGTGGGCGACGAGCCCGCCGCTGGAGATGTCGAAGAAGTCCGCGCCGCGCGCGCCCGCCCACGTCGCGACAGTCGCGACCTCGTCCGCGCCGAGCCCGCCGTCGGCCCAGTCCGTGGCCGAGAACCGCACAAACACCGGAGCGTCGCCGACGGCATCCCGCACCGTCTCGACGACCCGCAGCAGCAGCCGGGCGCGGCCCTCGAGCGTCCCCCCGTATTCGTCGTCCCGCCGGTTCGACAGCGGCGAGAGGAACTCGTGGATCAGGTAGCCGTGGGCGGCGTGGATCTCGACGACGTCGAAGCCCGCGTCGACCGCCCGGCGCGCCGCGGCGCCGAACGCGGCGACGATGTCGTCGATGCCCGCGGCGTCGAGCGTCTCCGGGGCGTCATACCCCTCGAAGGCGATCGCCGACGGCGCGACGGTGCGCCATCCGCCGTCGGAGGGCGGCACGGTTCCGCGTCGGTCCGCGAACGGCGCGTAGGTCGACGCCTTGCGTCCCGCGTGGGCGAGCTGGATGCCGGCGCGCGCGCCCCGGGACCGGATCGCGGCGGCGATCGGTCGCCACGCGTCGCGCTGGGCGTCGTTCCACAGGCCGGTGTCCTCGGGGCTGATGCGCCCGGCGGGCACGACGGCGGTGGCCTCGGCGATCACGAGGCCCGCACCGCCCGAGGCGAACTGGGCCAGATGCGTGAGGTGCCAGTCGCCCGGCATCCCGTCCGTCGCGCTGTACTGGCACATCGGCGCCACCCACAGGCGGTTGCGGAACGTCGTGCCGCGGACGGCGAGAGGATCGAACAGGTGGGGCATGCGTCGCGTCGCTCCGGGGGATAGTGTGGCGCCATGTCGACCACGTGGACGGTCGGGGACACCGCGAGGGTCCTGCGTATGCCAACGGCGACGGATGACAAGTATTCCCGCGGCGTCCTCGGGGTGCGCACCGGATCCGAGCGGTACCCGGGGGCCGCCGTCCTGGGCGTCGAGGCGGCCCATCGTGCCGGCATCGGCATGGTGCGCTACGTCGGCCCGCCGACGCCGGCCGGGCTGGTGCTCGCCGCGCGGCCCGAGACCGTCACGTCCGCCGGGCGCGTGCAGGCGTGGCTGATCGGGTCGGGGACCGACCCGGCGGACCGGACGGATGCCGAGACCGCCGCGCTCCGCGGGATCCTGGCCGAGGGTGTCCCGGTGATCGTCGACGCGGGGGCGCTGGATCTCGCGGCGCACGCCGAGGTACCGCTGATCGTGACGCCGCACGCGCGCGAGCACGCGACGCTCCGCCGGATGCTGGGGCTGGGCGCCACGGGGGATCCCGCCCTGGTCGGCGGCGTCGACGACCCCGACGACCATGCGCGCCGGCACGCCGCCGCCGAGACCGCCCGGGCGCTCGACGGCGTCGTCGTCCTCAAGGGCTCGCGCACGGTCGTGGCGACCCCCGACGGCTGGACGGCCGTGGTCGATGCGGGAACGCCGTGGCTGGCGACGGCCGGCACCGGCGATGTGCTGGCCGGGGCGATCGGCGCGGTCGTCGCCTCGACGGCCGAGCACGGTGTGGCGCCGGCGCTCGCCGCCGCCGCCGGCGTGTGGCTGCACGGCCGCGCCGCCGCGCTCGCGGCGGCGGAGCACGGTGAGCGCGGCGGCCCCATCACGGCGCTCGACGTCGCCGCGAACCTGCCGCGCGCCGCGGGGGAGGCGCTCGCCGCGCACGCGTGAGCATCCCGGTGACGGCAGCGCTCTTCCGTAGCATGGGAGGGTGTCGAGGCGGGCGGTGCTGTGGATCGGGTTCGCCGTCGTCCACGTCCTCCTGGTGTCCGTCGAGTTCCTGACCGGACGATCGGCGGCGTGGGACGTCGACCAGCTGTACCGCTGGTGGGCCGACCTCGTCGTCGCCGGCGTGCAGATTCCGGGCATCACCGAGGCGTGGGTGTACCCCGCCTTCGCGCTCGTGCCGATCATGCTGGCGCGCCTGCTCGCCACCGTCGTCGACTACACGTTCGCGTGGGCCGTCCTGGTCACGGCCGTGGACGCGCTCGCGTTCGCGCTGCTGATCGGGAACGCCGCGTCGCGGGGCCGGCGGGCGGCGGCGTGGTTCTGGCTGCTGGCCATGACGGCGCTCGGCGCGGTCGGCGTGTTCCGCCTGGACGCCCTCACGGTGCCGCTCGCGGTCGCGGGCGGGCTGTGGCTGGTCGGCCGGCCCTGGATCGGGTCGGCGCTGCTGGCGGCGGCGACGTGGTTGAAGGTGTGGCCCGCGGCGATGCTCGCCGCCGCGTTCATCGCGGTGCGCCGCCGCTGGGCGGTCCTCGGCGGCGCGGTCGCGGTGTCGGCGCTCATCGTGCTCGCGGTGGTCGCCGCGGGCGGTGCGCCGTACCTGCTCAGCTTCGTCGGCGACCAGACCACGCGGGGTCTGCAGATCGAGGCGCCGGTGAGCACGGTCTACCTGTGGCTGGCCGTGCTCGGCGACCCGGGCGCGTGGGTCTATTACGACGCCGACATGATCACCTTCCAGATCACGGGCCCGAACGTCGACCCCGTGATCGCGGCGATGACTCCGCTCATGGCGGTCGCGATGCTCGCCGTGGCGGCGCTCGGTGCCGCGGCTGCGTGGCGCGGTGCGCGCTTCGCCGCGCTGTTCCCGCCGTTGGCCCTCTCGCTGGTGCTCGCCTTCATCGTCTTCAACAAGGTCGGCTCGCCGCAGTACATGACGTGGCTCATCGCGCCGCTGGTGATCGGACTCGTCCTCGATCGCGGACACTGGCGCCTGCCTGCCCTCGCGACGCTGTTCACGCTGGCCCTGACGCAGCTGATCTTCCCGTGGTTCTACGACACCCTGCTGGCGGTCTCGCCGCTCATGGTCGCCGTCATCACGGTGCGCAACGCCCTGCTGGTGGGGCTGTTCGGCTGGACCGTCGTCCGGCTCGCGCTCGTCACGGCCGCCGCCGTCCGCACTCGCACCCCCGTCCCCTGAATCGACCCCTCCGGGAGGATCCCCATGCTCGTCGCCTTCTCCGTCGCCCCCAGCGGCACCGGCCGTGCCGACGGCTCGGTCCACGACGCCGTCGCCGCCGCCGTGCGCATCGTCCGCGAGAGCGGGCTGCCCAACCGCACGACATCGATGTTCACCGAGCTCGAGGGCGAGTGGGACGAGGTCATGGATGTCGTCCGGCGCGCCACCGAGGCGGTGCTGCCCTTCGGGTCGCGCGTCTCGCTCGTGCTGAAGGCCGACATCCGCCCCGGGTACACGGGTGAGCTCGACGCGAAGATCGACCGGCTGGAAGCCGCCGTCGGCGACGGCGATTCGGATGCGTCCAGCGGCATTGATGCGCAGGACGCAACAGCGCCCTAGGCTGAGGACGTGCCCGCTCGCGACGAGAACGACCAGATCGTCCAGTCGGTCGACCGCGCGCTCCAGATCCTCGAACTGCTCGGCGGCGTCCGGTCGGCGGGTGTCTCCGAGATCTCGCGGGAGCTCGGCGTGCACCGCTCGACGGCCTTCCGGCTGCTCGCGACCCTCGAGGCGCGCGACCTCGTCGAGCAGGAGACGCAGCGCGGGACGTACCGGCTGGGACTCGGCGTGCTGCGCCTGGCGGGCGACGTCACGGCCCGTATGGACATCGTCACCGAGGCCCAGGCGGTGTGCGAGGCCGTCGCGGCGGGACTGAACGAGACCAGCAACGTCGCGATCCTCGACGAGGGCGCGGCGGTCAACATCGCACAGGCGACCGGCACGAACGCCGTCGCCATCGTCCGCCAGTACGTGGGACGCCGCACGCCCCTTCACGCGACCTCGACGGGCAAGGTGCTGCTCGCCTACGCGCCGCCGCACGTTCACGACGAACTGCTCGCCGCGGCGGACCTGGAGGCGTGCACACCCCACACGATCACGCAGATCGACGAACTGGCGCAGCATCTGGCCGAGGTGCGGCACCGCGGGTGGGCCTCGGCGGTCGAGGAGTGGGAGCCCGACACCAATGCGCTCGCCGTGCCCGTGCGCGGCGCGGGCGGCGAGGTGGTCGCGGCGCTCAGCGTCACGGCTCCCACCTTCCGCATGTCGCCCGAGGGATTTCCCGCGCTCGCCGACCTGCTGCGCGACTACGCCGGACAGCTCGGCGTGCGCCTCGGCGCCACGCGCGCCGCTCGCTGACCCGCCATCCCGATCGGACCGCGCCCGGTCGTTACGCGTGCGTAAACTCTTCCCCTCGCGGTGGCTCAGACCGTTGTCGCGGTGTTCTCCTCGTTCCTAGACTGTTGCGCACAACACACGACGTTGCATCATGCGCAACACCTGGAGGAGTTGTGACACCGCTCTCGAACCTCGCGCCGCAGCCGCGCATCGTGATCATCGGCCTGGGCGTCGTCGGTGCCGCGCTCGCCGACGAGCTGACCGCCCGCGGCATGTCGGATGTCACGGTGCTCGACCAGGGGCCGCTGTGGGAGACCGGCGGATCGAGCTCGCACGCGCCGGGGTTCGCGTTCCAGACGAACCCGAACCGCGTCATGGCCACGCTCGCCCGCCGCACCCTCGACAAGCTCGACGGACTCTTGCTGGGGGACCAGTGGCTGCTCAAGCGCAGCGGCGGCCTCGAGATCGCGACGACGCCGGAGCGCCTGCACGACCTGCGTCGGCGCGTCGGGCTCGCACATGCGTGGGGCATTCCGGCCGAACTGGTCGGCCCCGACGAGTGCGCGCGCCTGTGGCCCGGCCTCGACGTCTCATCCGTCCTCGGAGGTCTGCACACCCCGACCGATGCCGTCGTCAAGGCCGTGCCCGCCGTGCGGTGGCAGGCGGAGCGCGCCATCGACCGCGGTGCGCGTGTGCGCGACCTCACCCGCGTCACCGGCATCCGCCGCGAGAGCGGGCGGGTCACCGGCGTGGAGGTCGTGCCCGTGCCGCGCGGCGACGCCGACCCCGAGCTCGTGCCGGCCGACGTCGTGATCGCGTGCGCCGGGCTGTGGGGTCCGGAGCTCGCCCGCGAGATGCTCGGCTTCGAACTGCCGATGCGCCCGATGGAGCACTGCTTCGGCATCAGCGACCCCGTGCCCGCCCTCATCGGGCGCATCGACCCGGTCGAGGAGCTGCGCCGGCCGATGCTGCGTCACCAGGACTTCTCGATGTACGTGCGCGAATACGGCGACCGGATCGGCATCGGCGCCTACAACCATCGCCCGATGCTCGTGCCGACTGGCGGCATCGCATCGGCCGACGACCAGCACGCGACCGGCGCCCACCCCGCGATGCATCCGCTCACGTGGGACGACTTCGCGCCGAGCTGGGACGAGGCCCGGCGCCTGCTGCCCGAGCTGCGCGACACCGGATTCGGGCACGGCTTCAACGGCATCTTCTCGTTCACGCCCGACGGCGGTCCCATGCTCGGACCGGTGCCGGGCACCGACGGCCTGTGGCTCGCGCAGGCGGTGTGGGTGACTCAGTCGGCGGGTGTCGCCGAGGTCATGGCGGACTGGATCGTGAGCGACGATCCCGGCATCGACACGCACGGACTCGACTTCTCGCGCTTCGACCCCGCACAGGCGACGCGCGCGTTCGCGGACGAGCGGGCCGAAGAGGCGTACGACGAGGTGTACGACGTCCTCCACCCGCAGCAGCCGACGGCGCGGCTGCGCGGCATCCGCACGAGTCCATTCCATTCGCGGCATGAAGCCCTCGGCGCCGTCTTCGGCGAGGGCGGCGGCTGGGAGCGACCCCTGTGGTTCGAGGCGAACGCGCCGCTGCTGGCGGGGCTCGACGCGGTGCCGCAGCGGGACCCGTGGGGAGGCAGGGTGTGGTCGCCGATCGCCGCGGCGGAGGCCCACGCCACCCGCAACGGCGTCGCGCTGTACGACATGTCGTCGCTGCCCCGGCTCGAGGTCGAGGGCGAGGGGGCGACCGAGCTGCTCCAGGGCCTGGTCACCGCCGACGTCGACCGACCCGTCGGCGCCGTCGTCTACGCGCTCATGCTGGATGAACGCGGCGGCATCCTCTCCGACGTCACCGTCACGCGGCTCGGACCCGAGCGGTACCTGCTGGGCGTGAACGGCCACCTCGACCGCGTGCACCTCGAGGCCGAGATCCCGCCCGGCTCGCCCGTGCGGGTGCGCACCGTCCGCGGCGAATGCGGACTGGGACTGTGGGGGCCGAAGGCCCGCGACGTGCTCGAGCAGGTCACCCGCGACGACGTGTCGCACACCGGGCTGCGCTACTTCCGCGCCGCCGAGATCGAGATCGCCGGCGCCCCCGTGCTCGCCCAGCGCGTCAGCTACGTCGGCGAGCTGGGGTGGGAGCTGTACACGCCCGCCGAGTTCGGCAGGTGGGTGTGGGACCGACTGTGGGAGGCGGGCCGGGATGCCGGCATCATCGCCGCCGGCCGCAGCGCGTTCAACAGCCTGCGGCTCGAGAAGGGATACCGGCTGTTCGGCACCGACATGTCGCGCGAGGACATCCCGGCCGAGGCGGGGCTCGACTTCGCCGTGCGGATGTCGAAGCCCGCGTTCGTCGGGCGCGACGCCCTGGCCGCGCAGGGCGCGCCGGCCCGCAGGCTCGTCACGCTCACGCTCGACGACCCCGGGGCGATCGTCCTGGGCTCCGAGCCGGTGTACCGGACTGCGGAGGCTCCGCCGATCGGGTGGATCACGAGCGCCGACCAGGGGTACACGGTCGGCCGCACCATCGCCTACGCGTGGCTCCCGGCCGAGGATGCCGAGGCGGGCACGGCTCTCGAGGTCGAGTACTTCGGCGTGCGGCTCGCGGCGACCGTGCGCACGGACCCGCTGGTCGACCCAGACATGACGCACATCCTGCGCTGAGCGCCGGCGCCGACACGAACAAGGACGGAGAGCGGATGCAGCACCACGACGTCATCGTCATCGGACTGGGATCGATGGGCGGTGCGGCGGCGAACGAGCTCGCCGCACGCGGCGCCGACGTCCTGGGCCTCGAGACGTACGAGCCCGGCCACGAGTTCGGGTCTGCGCACGGCGGCTCGCGCATCGTGCGGCAGTCCTACTTCGAGGACCCCCAGTACGTCCCGCTGCTGCGTCGCGCGTACGACGGGTGGCGCCGGCTCGAGGCCGACTCCGGCCGGCGCATCATGACGCTCTGCGGCGGCATCTACATCGGCGACCCCGACGAGCTGACCTTCGCCGGCAGCCTCGCCGCCGCGCGCGAGCACGGGCTCGCGCACGAGGTGCTGGACGCCGTCGAGGTGCGGCGCCGGTTCCCCACGATCGACCCCGCCGACGACGCTTTGGCCGTCTACGAGGCCGATGCCGGCTACGTGCGCCCCGAAGAGACCACGATCGCCAACGCCGAGGTCGCGGCCCGCCGCGGCGCGACGCTGCGCTTCGGCGAGCGGGTCCGCTCCTGGACGGCGACGCCGGGCGGGGGCGTTCAGGTCACGACGGATGCCGGCACGTACGGCGCCGACCGGCTCGTCATCGCGCCCGGGGCGTGGGCGCCCGAGCTGCTGCCCGAGCTGGCGCTGCCGCTGTCGATCGAGCGCATGGTCTTCTACTGGTTCACGCCGGAGTTCTCGGAGTCACTGCCCTACGAGGCGTGGAGCGAGGCGCGGCATCCGGTCTACATCGAGCAGACGCACGGCAACGGTCAGATCTACGGCTTCCCGATGACCGACGGCCCGGAGGGCGGGTTCAAGCTCGGGTTCTTCCGCAAGGGATCGGTCACCACCGCCGACACGATCGACCGAACGGTCGTCGACGCCGAGGTCGAGGATATGCGCGAGCGCGCGCTGCAGCTGTTCCCGCAGCTGACGGGACCCGTCGTGCAGGCCAAGACGTGCCTGTACTCGGTCACGCCCGACGAGCACTTCGTCATCGGGCAGCATCCCGAGCACCCCCAGGTCTCGATCGCGTGCGGTTTCAGCGGCCACGGCTTCAAGTTCGTGCCGGTCGTCGGCGAGATCCTCGCGGACCTGGCCACGCGGGGCAGCACCGATCTGCCCATCGGGCTGTTCGACCCGCTGCGGGCGGTGCTGCGCGCCTGAGCCCGGCGGCTCAGTCCGCCAGCATCTGCTCCACCCACTCGTGGAAGAGTTCGATGTGGTGCTCGGCGGGCACGAGTGCGCCGCCGTCGCGGTAGACCCGTGACGACATCGCCGGCTGGGTCTTCTCGCACGCATCGAAGTCCTGGCGGTTGACGCGGTCGAACAGCTCGACCGACTTCGTCACGTCGACACCCGCTTCGACGACCTCCGGCAGGAACAGCCAGTCGCACTCGACGTACGTCGAGGACTCCGACGTCGGGAACATGCGGTGGACGATCACATGATCGGGGACCATGTTGATGAACACGTTCGGCCGGATCGTGATGGCGTAGTAGTTGCGCTCCTGGTCGGGGGCGATCAGCGGAAGCGCGGCGACGCCCGCCGAGCCGTCCACCGTGAACCCCTCGATGTCGTCGCCGAACGGCGCACCGCGGCCGACGTGCGTCTGCGCCGCCCAGCCGTCGGCGAACTCGGGGATGACCTCGGTGAGTTCGGGGTGGATCGTCGCGCAGTGGTAGCACTCCATGAAGTTCTCGACGATGAGCTTCCAGTTGGCCTTGACCTCGTACCCCACGCGGGCGCCGACGGCGAGCTCGTCGATCTGGTAGTTGTCGAGCGGCTCGACGACCCCGAGCCGCGTGGCGACCTCGCCGAGCACCGTCTCTTCGAACGACGGCGGCTCGTCGGCCGTGCACACCCACACGTAGCCGATCCACTCGCGCACGCTGACGGCGCGCAGCGCGTACTCGTCGGCGTCGACATCCGGCATCTTCGTGAGATTGGGGGCGGCCATG
This region of Microbacterium thalassium genomic DNA includes:
- a CDS encoding NADH:flavin oxidoreductase/NADH oxidase, with protein sequence MPHLFDPLAVRGTTFRNRLWVAPMCQYSATDGMPGDWHLTHLAQFASGGAGLVIAEATAVVPAGRISPEDTGLWNDAQRDAWRPIAAAIRSRGARAGIQLAHAGRKASTYAPFADRRGTVPPSDGGWRTVAPSAIAFEGYDAPETLDAAGIDDIVAAFGAAARRAVDAGFDVVEIHAAHGYLIHEFLSPLSNRRDDEYGGTLEGRARLLLRVVETVRDAVGDAPVFVRFSATDWADGGLGADEVATVATWAGARGADFFDISSGGLVAHQRIPVGPGYQVHLAEHVREATGLPVSAVGMIDDAAHAERVVTGGAADAVMAAREWLRDPHYALRASTELAADIDYWPPQYLRARPRRAG
- a CDS encoding ADP-dependent NAD(P)H-hydrate dehydratase gives rise to the protein MPTATDDKYSRGVLGVRTGSERYPGAAVLGVEAAHRAGIGMVRYVGPPTPAGLVLAARPETVTSAGRVQAWLIGSGTDPADRTDAETAALRGILAEGVPVIVDAGALDLAAHAEVPLIVTPHAREHATLRRMLGLGATGDPALVGGVDDPDDHARRHAAAETARALDGVVVLKGSRTVVATPDGWTAVVDAGTPWLATAGTGDVLAGAIGAVVASTAEHGVAPALAAAAGVWLHGRAAALAAAEHGERGGPITALDVAANLPRAAGEALAAHA
- a CDS encoding glycosyltransferase 87 family protein, which encodes MSRRAVLWIGFAVVHVLLVSVEFLTGRSAAWDVDQLYRWWADLVVAGVQIPGITEAWVYPAFALVPIMLARLLATVVDYTFAWAVLVTAVDALAFALLIGNAASRGRRAAAWFWLLAMTALGAVGVFRLDALTVPLAVAGGLWLVGRPWIGSALLAAATWLKVWPAAMLAAAFIAVRRRWAVLGGAVAVSALIVLAVVAAGGAPYLLSFVGDQTTRGLQIEAPVSTVYLWLAVLGDPGAWVYYDADMITFQITGPNVDPVIAAMTPLMAVAMLAVAALGAAAAWRGARFAALFPPLALSLVLAFIVFNKVGSPQYMTWLIAPLVIGLVLDRGHWRLPALATLFTLALTQLIFPWFYDTLLAVSPLMVAVITVRNALLVGLFGWTVVRLALVTAAAVRTRTPVP
- a CDS encoding thiamine-binding protein gives rise to the protein MLVAFSVAPSGTGRADGSVHDAVAAAVRIVRESGLPNRTTSMFTELEGEWDEVMDVVRRATEAVLPFGSRVSLVLKADIRPGYTGELDAKIDRLEAAVGDGDSDASSGIDAQDATAP
- a CDS encoding IclR family transcriptional regulator, translating into MPARDENDQIVQSVDRALQILELLGGVRSAGVSEISRELGVHRSTAFRLLATLEARDLVEQETQRGTYRLGLGVLRLAGDVTARMDIVTEAQAVCEAVAAGLNETSNVAILDEGAAVNIAQATGTNAVAIVRQYVGRRTPLHATSTGKVLLAYAPPHVHDELLAAADLEACTPHTITQIDELAQHLAEVRHRGWASAVEEWEPDTNALAVPVRGAGGEVVAALSVTAPTFRMSPEGFPALADLLRDYAGQLGVRLGATRAAR
- a CDS encoding GcvT family protein produces the protein MTPLSNLAPQPRIVIIGLGVVGAALADELTARGMSDVTVLDQGPLWETGGSSSHAPGFAFQTNPNRVMATLARRTLDKLDGLLLGDQWLLKRSGGLEIATTPERLHDLRRRVGLAHAWGIPAELVGPDECARLWPGLDVSSVLGGLHTPTDAVVKAVPAVRWQAERAIDRGARVRDLTRVTGIRRESGRVTGVEVVPVPRGDADPELVPADVVIACAGLWGPELAREMLGFELPMRPMEHCFGISDPVPALIGRIDPVEELRRPMLRHQDFSMYVREYGDRIGIGAYNHRPMLVPTGGIASADDQHATGAHPAMHPLTWDDFAPSWDEARRLLPELRDTGFGHGFNGIFSFTPDGGPMLGPVPGTDGLWLAQAVWVTQSAGVAEVMADWIVSDDPGIDTHGLDFSRFDPAQATRAFADERAEEAYDEVYDVLHPQQPTARLRGIRTSPFHSRHEALGAVFGEGGGWERPLWFEANAPLLAGLDAVPQRDPWGGRVWSPIAAAEAHATRNGVALYDMSSLPRLEVEGEGATELLQGLVTADVDRPVGAVVYALMLDERGGILSDVTVTRLGPERYLLGVNGHLDRVHLEAEIPPGSPVRVRTVRGECGLGLWGPKARDVLEQVTRDDVSHTGLRYFRAAEIEIAGAPVLAQRVSYVGELGWELYTPAEFGRWVWDRLWEAGRDAGIIAAGRSAFNSLRLEKGYRLFGTDMSREDIPAEAGLDFAVRMSKPAFVGRDALAAQGAPARRLVTLTLDDPGAIVLGSEPVYRTAEAPPIGWITSADQGYTVGRTIAYAWLPAEDAEAGTALEVEYFGVRLAATVRTDPLVDPDMTHILR
- the solA gene encoding N-methyl-L-tryptophan oxidase, with the protein product MQHHDVIVIGLGSMGGAAANELAARGADVLGLETYEPGHEFGSAHGGSRIVRQSYFEDPQYVPLLRRAYDGWRRLEADSGRRIMTLCGGIYIGDPDELTFAGSLAAAREHGLAHEVLDAVEVRRRFPTIDPADDALAVYEADAGYVRPEETTIANAEVAARRGATLRFGERVRSWTATPGGGVQVTTDAGTYGADRLVIAPGAWAPELLPELALPLSIERMVFYWFTPEFSESLPYEAWSEARHPVYIEQTHGNGQIYGFPMTDGPEGGFKLGFFRKGSVTTADTIDRTVVDAEVEDMRERALQLFPQLTGPVVQAKTCLYSVTPDEHFVIGQHPEHPQVSIACGFSGHGFKFVPVVGEILADLATRGSTDLPIGLFDPLRAVLRA
- a CDS encoding aromatic ring-hydroxylating oxygenase subunit alpha, which translates into the protein MIIDQLDQPLPGSLRRTPPGSAYTDPGVFAREQERIFETTWMCVVRSGDIPRAGDYKLVQVGSEQLIVSRNRRGQIRAFFNVCRHRGMRVCTEDAGSRRTFQCGYHAWTYDLDGRLMAAPNLTKMPDVDADEYALRAVSVREWIGYVWVCTADEPPSFEETVLGEVATRLGVVEPLDNYQIDELAVGARVGYEVKANWKLIVENFMECYHCATIHPELTEVIPEFADGWAAQTHVGRGAPFGDDIEGFTVDGSAGVAALPLIAPDQERNYYAITIRPNVFINMVPDHVIVHRMFPTSESSTYVECDWLFLPEVVEAGVDVTKSVELFDRVNRQDFDACEKTQPAMSSRVYRDGGALVPAEHHIELFHEWVEQMLAD